Within Ictalurus furcatus strain D&B chromosome 3, Billie_1.0, whole genome shotgun sequence, the genomic segment GATTTCGTTTTGACGACTGCTAGTTAGTGCTTTAATGAAAGTTGCCCTGATGTTCTGAGACTTCACTTAGCGAAGCCTTAAAGATCATAGTACTTAGCATTCTTGCTGCAGTGTGACTGCATCGTTGAGCTGTTTTGTGTACCTGCAAGCCGGTTACTTAAACGCACCATCCTGGCCAAAGTGGGTTATTAAAAATAACTACTCCAGGAGCACAAAAGGTGAACTTACTCGCAAAACAGAAATCTGTAGCATCAGGACTTCGATTTATCCTCAAGAGACTCTCACAGCTACACTGATTgcattttaatatcatttttgttatttttctttttcattttaattgttttacttattaattgtttttttttttcctattccaTTTTATCAATTCTGGACTTTCCATTTAAaattatacctttttttttgcaagaatAGATATAAAGCTGttataaaaatggcaaaataaattaatgtgcagtcttttttttttccccagcccttatatttattactgacataCAATGCAGTTATTTCCTAGATGGGTAGCACACCACCAGACACATCCTGGTAAAAAAGTGGgttgaaaagaaaaattatgATAGCAgatattgtggaaaaaaaaacaaacaaaacaaaaaacttgagTCTTTGTAATCCTTTTATATCGGCTCTGCAGTGAACATTTTTCTAGTGTTCCCAcagggatggaaggaaggagggaggggagggagagaattagagtgtgtgtgtgagagccaGTGAGTATGTGcatgggggagagagggggagagaaggagagggtggggaaaaaaagagaagttcCACACAGGgctgcaaacaaaacaattgtTGTTCTGCCAGGGCCTCTCTAACATGTGCGGTCTGTTGCAGGTTATGAAGACAGCATGGAGTTTCCGGACCACAGCAGACATTTACTACAGTGTCTGAGCGAGCAGAGGCATCAGGGCTTCCTGTGCGACTCCACCGTTCTGGTGGGCGATGCCCAGTTCCGCGCCCACCGTGCCGTGCTGGCCTCGTGCAGCATGTACTTCCATCTCTTCTACAAGGACCAGCTGGACAAGCGGGACGTGGTGCATCTAAACAGTGACATTGTAACGGCGCCAGCATTCGCACTGCTCCTCGAGTTTATGTACGAGGGCAAGCTGCAATTCAAGTCCCTGCCCGTGGAGGACGTACTGGCTGCCGCCAGCTATCTGCACATGTATGACATCGTCAAGGTGTGCAAAAAGAAGCTGAAACACAAGGCCACGGCCGAGGCGGACAGCACCCGGCGCGAGGAGGACGCCTCCAGCTGTTCGGACCGAGCTGAGAGCCTCTCGGAGGGCGGCAGCGCCAACCTGCTGGCCAGCGACGACGACGAGGACGAGAGCAAGAGGGACAGCCAGTGCCCGCCAGAGCCGGCCAGGATATGGGCACGCCTGGCATCGGAGCACGCGGCCAGCCCCGGAGAGGCCGAGGCGCATGGCAAGTCGCCTGCTGCCGCCGCTGCAAGTCCCAGCAGCTCTACAGGTTCGCTCTGCCCAACTGGTGACTGTGCACTCGACCTGTCTGTAAAATCAAGCATGAGCGCCACTTCAGGTGAAGCCAGGAACCCGTATTTGTGTGGTTCGGCGACTCCAGACAGTCTACACAGCGCTCTGGTGCAAGTGAAGGTGGAAAAAGACACGGGCTCAGATGATGATGAGCTGCCCAGCACTGAGTATGAGATGGAACACAGCGGCTTGAAGGAGGAAACGGCAAATGCTAACGGCCTGCACGTTGTGCACAATGGACACAGTGTCCAGCGGCTAGGACTCGGCCTGGAGGCCCACCTGACAGCACTGCGAGAGGCCTCTCTGGAGCGTGACAGCAAGGACGAGGGAGATGGCGAGGTGCTAGGTGGTGAGACCGAGCGGGCACAGGAGAGCCCGCTGCTGCCATACGTGTCAGGCATGTTGGGTGCGGCGCACGCGCAGATCTTCATGTGCCCCCTGTGCAACAAGGTGTTCCCGAGTCCGCACGTGCTGCAGATCCACTTGAGCACGCACTTCCGCGAGCAAGAAGGTGCACGCACTAAACCCACTACCGGCGACGTCAACGTGCCCACATGCTCCATCTGTGGCAAGACGTTCTCGTGCATGTACACACTGAAGCGGCACGAGCGGACACACTCGGGCGAGAAGCCCTACACGTGCACCACGTGCGGCAAGAGCTTCCAATACTCGCACAACCTGAGCCGGCATGCCGTGGTGCACACACGCGAGAAGCCCCACGCCTGCAAGTGGTGCGAGCGGCGCTTCACGCAGTCCGGAGACCTGTACCGTCACATCCGCAAGTTCCACTGCGAACTCGTCAACTCGCTCTCGGTGAAGAGCGAAGCGCTCAGCCTTCCCACTCTCCGAGACTGGCCACTCGAGGATAGCTCGCAAGAACTGTGGAAATGAAAGCAaacgaataaacaaacaaaactgcttTTTAGGTTCAGACAGAGCGAGCAAGAGAGGCAGAGAGGTAAGGAAGTAGGGAGGCAGGGAGATGGTCGAAAGGTCTGCATCAGTCATGTTTCTTATAAATACATTGCTTATCACGTTAAATTGCACTTTACTAGCACATGAAAATGTTACTACTGATTTTTGTTTTCTGGTCAATTTAGTTGTGCcgtactttttgttgttgttgttgttgttgttttgtttttatttgtatttccttTTCTATTATTAAACTTGGGTGATTGTTACAGCCGTCACCTTCGACGT encodes:
- the zbtb18 gene encoding zinc finger and BTB domain-containing protein 18 isoform X3, which encodes MEFPDHSRHLLQCLSEQRHQGFLCDSTVLVGDAQFRAHRAVLASCSMYFHLFYKDQLDKRDVVHLNSDIVTAPAFALLLEFMYEGKLQFKSLPVEDVLAAASYLHMYDIVKVCKKKLKHKATAEADSTRREEDASSCSDRAESLSEGGSANLLASDDDEDESKRDSQCPPEPARIWARLASEHAASPGEAEAHGKSPAAAAASPSSSTGSLCPTGDCALDLSVKSSMSATSGEARNPYLCGSATPDSLHSALVQVKVEKDTGSDDDELPSTEYEMEHSGLKEETANANGLHVVHNGHSVQRLGLGLEAHLTALREASLERDSKDEGDGEVLGGETERAQESPLLPYVSGMLGAAHAQIFMCPLCNKVFPSPHVLQIHLSTHFREQEGARTKPTTGDVNVPTCSICGKTFSCMYTLKRHERTHSGEKPYTCTTCGKSFQYSHNLSRHAVVHTREKPHACKWCERRFTQSGDLYRHIRKFHCELVNSLSVKSEALSLPTLRDWPLEDSSQELWK
- the zbtb18 gene encoding zinc finger and BTB domain-containing protein 18 isoform X2 yields the protein MRTAGYEDSMEFPDHSRHLLQCLSEQRHQGFLCDSTVLVGDAQFRAHRAVLASCSMYFHLFYKDQLDKRDVVHLNSDIVTAPAFALLLEFMYEGKLQFKSLPVEDVLAAASYLHMYDIVKVCKKKLKHKATAEADSTRREEDASSCSDRAESLSEGGSANLLASDDDEDESKRDSQCPPEPARIWARLASEHAASPGEAEAHGKSPAAAAASPSSSTGSLCPTGDCALDLSVKSSMSATSGEARNPYLCGSATPDSLHSALVQVKVEKDTGSDDDELPSTEYEMEHSGLKEETANANGLHVVHNGHSVQRLGLGLEAHLTALREASLERDSKDEGDGEVLGGETERAQESPLLPYVSGMLGAAHAQIFMCPLCNKVFPSPHVLQIHLSTHFREQEGARTKPTTGDVNVPTCSICGKTFSCMYTLKRHERTHSGEKPYTCTTCGKSFQYSHNLSRHAVVHTREKPHACKWCERRFTQSGDLYRHIRKFHCELVNSLSVKSEALSLPTLRDWPLEDSSQELWK
- the zbtb18 gene encoding zinc finger and BTB domain-containing protein 18 isoform X1 — its product is MVPMMHFLRREQSPRVTGYEDSMEFPDHSRHLLQCLSEQRHQGFLCDSTVLVGDAQFRAHRAVLASCSMYFHLFYKDQLDKRDVVHLNSDIVTAPAFALLLEFMYEGKLQFKSLPVEDVLAAASYLHMYDIVKVCKKKLKHKATAEADSTRREEDASSCSDRAESLSEGGSANLLASDDDEDESKRDSQCPPEPARIWARLASEHAASPGEAEAHGKSPAAAAASPSSSTGSLCPTGDCALDLSVKSSMSATSGEARNPYLCGSATPDSLHSALVQVKVEKDTGSDDDELPSTEYEMEHSGLKEETANANGLHVVHNGHSVQRLGLGLEAHLTALREASLERDSKDEGDGEVLGGETERAQESPLLPYVSGMLGAAHAQIFMCPLCNKVFPSPHVLQIHLSTHFREQEGARTKPTTGDVNVPTCSICGKTFSCMYTLKRHERTHSGEKPYTCTTCGKSFQYSHNLSRHAVVHTREKPHACKWCERRFTQSGDLYRHIRKFHCELVNSLSVKSEALSLPTLRDWPLEDSSQELWK